From the Paracholeplasma morum genome, the window GCTGCCAAAACACAAAGACAGTGGGTAGAGAAGTATCAAACAGAAGGGATCAGTGGTTTAATAACCAAAAGAAAAATAAAAGATAAAATACCAACGAATCAAGAAGAAGCATCAATTGAGTCTTTAAAGCATGAAATACTCATGCTGAAAGTAGAAATAGAACGTTTAAAAAAGGTTATAGCTCGGAGGATGTCAAATACTTAAAAAACAACAACTTCTAAATTATGAGTATAGTTTGGTCCATAAGTTCAGAGTTAAATACTATATAAACGACTTGT encodes:
- a CDS encoding helix-turn-helix domain-containing protein, which produces MNEYSVDFKLKIVKMILNDHISKKSIMREYNVAAKTQRQWVEKYQTEGISGLITKRKIKDKIPTNQEEASIESLKHEILMLKVEIERLKKVIARRMSNT